In a genomic window of Microterricola viridarii:
- a CDS encoding glycosyltransferase encodes MASIMIAVMPFVGHVAPMRAVAEAFLADGHRVRVYTGAAHAGAFASLGAGVVPWRVAPDFDEHDLPAAFPALRDRKGPAQMLANVREVFINTAAGQCVDLRAAFDEEPWEVIVADGLSLGAHLASEHTGTPWATVSIVPLTIPSRDLPPPGLGIRPGRGPLGRARDALLRGILPLVSARLERDYRLARSDAGLAPGGRPFGDAWYSPELVCASGVPELDYPRRDLPSQVVYVGTLTPAAAAPPPPGRRPDWLPDAAAGGDPVVHVTQGTLNTEPRDLIQPAFAALGRQRVRLVAVTGRRGRPELPFPAPPNAAVSDVIPYAGLLPHVDVMITNGGWGGVLAALAHGIPLIVAGGDLDKPEIAARVAWAGAGIDLRTGTPSPRQILAAWRRVSADPAFRASAERVGAALRQHDGPAEVVQHTLRLLQARRAPGA; translated from the coding sequence ATGGCTTCCATCATGATCGCCGTCATGCCGTTCGTCGGGCACGTCGCGCCGATGCGCGCCGTGGCCGAGGCGTTCCTCGCCGACGGGCACCGGGTGCGGGTGTACACGGGCGCCGCGCACGCCGGGGCCTTCGCCTCGCTCGGGGCCGGGGTCGTGCCGTGGCGTGTCGCCCCCGACTTCGACGAGCACGATCTGCCGGCCGCGTTTCCGGCCCTCCGGGACCGGAAGGGGCCCGCCCAGATGCTCGCCAATGTGCGGGAGGTGTTCATCAACACGGCGGCCGGGCAGTGCGTCGACCTCCGTGCCGCCTTCGACGAGGAGCCGTGGGAGGTGATCGTCGCCGACGGGCTGAGCCTCGGCGCCCATCTGGCCTCCGAGCACACCGGCACCCCGTGGGCGACCGTGAGCATCGTGCCGCTGACGATCCCGAGCCGGGACCTGCCGCCGCCGGGCCTCGGCATCCGGCCCGGCCGGGGCCCGCTCGGGCGCGCCCGCGATGCGCTGCTCCGCGGCATCCTGCCCCTGGTCAGCGCGCGCCTGGAGCGCGACTACCGGTTGGCCCGCTCCGATGCGGGACTGGCGCCAGGCGGGCGGCCGTTCGGCGACGCCTGGTACTCGCCCGAGCTGGTCTGTGCCAGCGGCGTGCCGGAGCTGGACTACCCGCGCCGTGACCTGCCGTCGCAGGTCGTCTACGTCGGCACGCTCACCCCGGCGGCGGCCGCCCCGCCGCCGCCCGGTCGACGGCCAGACTGGCTGCCGGATGCCGCGGCCGGCGGCGACCCCGTCGTGCACGTGACCCAGGGCACCCTGAACACCGAGCCGCGCGACCTGATCCAGCCGGCGTTCGCCGCCCTCGGCCGGCAGCGCGTGCGGCTGGTGGCGGTGACGGGCAGGCGCGGCAGGCCGGAGCTGCCCTTCCCTGCCCCGCCGAACGCCGCTGTCAGCGATGTCATCCCCTACGCCGGCCTCCTCCCCCACGTCGATGTGATGATCACGAACGGCGGCTGGGGCGGCGTGCTGGCCGCCCTCGCGCACGGCATCCCGCTCATCGTGGCCGGCGGAGACCTCGACAAGCCGGAGATCGCGGCGCGGGTGGCGTGGGCCGGCGCCGGCATCGACCTGCGCACGGGCACCCCGTCGCCGCGGCAGATCCTGGCCGCGTGGCGCCGGGTGTCCGCCGACCCCGCATTCCGGGCATCCGCCGAGCGCGTCGGCGCCGCCCTGCGCCAGCACGACGGGCCGGCCGAGGTGGTGCAGCACACCCTGCGCCTGCTGCAGGCCCGGCGCGCGCCGGGCGCCTAG
- the pyrR gene encoding bifunctional pyr operon transcriptional regulator/uracil phosphoribosyltransferase PyrR, with amino-acid sequence MMARTVLQQADIARALTRISHEILESNRGPDNLVILGIPTRGVILARRIAETIARIEPDAAPVAVGTLDVTMYRDDLSRTRTRTPAPTHVPGSIDGKTVVLVDDVLYSGRTIRSALDALNDHGRPSAVRLAVLVDRGHRELPIRADYVGKNLPTSAVERINVHLEEIDGDEFVSIEGGGAE; translated from the coding sequence TTGATGGCACGCACAGTGCTGCAGCAGGCTGACATTGCCCGAGCGTTGACTCGGATCTCCCACGAGATCCTGGAGTCCAATCGGGGCCCAGACAACCTCGTGATCCTCGGCATCCCGACCAGGGGCGTGATCCTCGCCCGGCGCATCGCCGAGACCATCGCCCGCATCGAGCCGGATGCCGCCCCCGTCGCGGTCGGCACGCTCGACGTGACGATGTACCGCGACGACCTCTCCCGCACCCGCACCCGCACCCCGGCGCCGACGCACGTGCCGGGCAGTATCGACGGCAAGACCGTCGTGCTCGTCGACGACGTGCTGTACTCGGGCCGCACCATCCGCTCCGCCCTGGACGCGCTGAACGACCACGGCCGGCCGAGCGCCGTGCGCCTGGCCGTGCTGGTCGACCGCGGCCACCGCGAGCTGCCGATCCGCGCCGACTACGTGGGCAAGAATCTGCCGACATCCGCCGTGGAGCGCATCAACGTGCACCTCGAGGAGATCGACGGCGACGAGTTCGTGAGCATCGAGGGGGGCGGGGCCGAGTGA